The genomic DNA AGTTTAATATAGTAGTTTGGGATGTTCAATGATGTattgagtttatattattttagttgttaggtttgttgaatatttattcaaatgagtTTTCAAATTCGTTTAACGAGCCTgcaaaatgagccttaaaatgagctctaaaacgagctcgAAAACGAGCTCGAGCTCACTTAATgaattaggctcgttaactatgataattgagctaataacgagccaaaCTCGAACTATTCACGAGCTTAGTAATTCCaaaacgagccaagctcgagccttCTGATAAAAGTTTaattcgagctcgagcccgaatataacttaaacgagttgAGCTCGAGTTTAATATtgttcggctcggttcgactcatttacatccctaggtTAAGAGttttagggggagctcaaagaattAAGTTGGAATccatggtcaatggatctcaagtgcaCTTTATTTGGTATTTTAGAAGGGTTATGAATTGTAAAGTGGTTTATAGATGGATTTGAGTTTTAAATCCAAGGAATTCACATAATTGAGAtgagtttcatgcatgaaaatataaaatgagaatcatattgcatgaaaattagttttagatgtataaatatcatataaactaATGTTAGAGATGCATTATAATTTAGTATggacagatacatcaagaggaagataaaactaggactttaggttaaagttcaattaaattatttagatagttttgaattttatatcaatatttggatcaatgataaatatatttttaaatatattttttccaagtatacgatggtaaaacatatattttcataaaatttgaatttttttaaaagtatataaaaatttTAGTACATCTTTAAAATTGGATTCAGAATATAATTTGAGTTAAACAAAAATATCAATCATTTGTATCAATTATTAGTCTACTACTGTTTATTGAATATAAAATGAATCTGTAAATTTTATTCGCGAGGATAATTAGCTGATATAGtctgaaattaaaaaattatcaaaagaatGAGTTACATATATCAACTTGGATACTCGGCTTCCTGCATATTAACCCCTTGACAAATGGGTCGCGCTGATTTACGTGGATGACTTATCTGGTTTCCTGTTTAGTAAGGACAGTGAATCCTACAAATCGATGGACCCCACACCGACGTGGACCAATGAGGCTCAGGCATCATTATCATTATAGCGGAATATAAAATATTCCCGGTATCATCGTGCTAAGATCGACGGATCAGATCTGTTGTCCCTTTGCTATATATATCGACCTTTTCTCTTCcctaaaccaaaccaaaccaaatctAATTCCCAAAATGGACCTGCTCGAGGTGCTGCTCGACGCGGTGGTTCCCCGGCTCATCTCCGTTCCCTGTGCCGTCCTCGCCGGCGGATTTTCGTGGGCGTGGGCAGTCGCCGTTACTGCGGCGGTGTTCGTCCTCTGGATTCGGGCCTTCGGGTCAAGATTGTTCGCGTCCACGctctcccctcctcctcctcctcctcctccgacaATGACGACGACGGTTCAATCCTCTTCGGAAGACGAGTCGAAAGCGGCATCGCTGCCGCTGCGGAGCGATGCCGCCTCCGTCGCGAATCCGCTGAATCGCTACCTGGGTGAAGTATCCACTAGCAAGAGacggttcaagacttgctacgaCGGGAGCTCCATCGGCGTGACGGGAACGGAGGAGGACGATAGCGAAGTCGACGAGCGATGGCGGACGGCACCGTGGGAAGGAGACTGGCGGTGGGACGGGCTGCTCGCGGCGGAGCGCCAGCGGTGGGACTTGGGGTGGTATCGCTGCCTCGACATGGCGGCGCTAGACGGAAGCGTCGTCAGGTTGTGGGACGGAGGAAGCGGCAGCCCGACGACGAGGCGACGGACGGCGCAAAAGTCATTCTTTTGGGTAAACTGTAAAATGCAGATGTAGCTGCGGCTTTTCAGGGCAATTGCCGATTTATAAATTACAACTATTTGGAAATTGTAAAAAATGTATAAAAATGCTTTGATTTAATGACAATAAAGCTTCTTCCCCTTTTCCTACATTATTCCTCTCTAAATAgggtgaattaataatattaaataattgtGTAACCATACGAGGCATTTTAATAATCTCTATGAAGGATaagatataaaataataataataaaaataaaaggaatagctttaaaaataattataaaaaaactcTAAATAATTtgtcttactttttttttttaaaacaacactttaatatatttttcatttaatcaaaattatttaaattgattaaattatataaaaaacttGTTATAGCTACTATCATAGAATAATATAGCTGTCATTAAACAACTGTTATAATAATTTCacgatgattttatttttttttaaaaaaaattgatttgttCAA from Zingiber officinale cultivar Zhangliang chromosome 4A, Zo_v1.1, whole genome shotgun sequence includes the following:
- the LOC121972881 gene encoding uncharacterized protein LOC121972881 translates to MDLLEVLLDAVVPRLISVPCAVLAGGFSWAWAVAVTAAVFVLWIRAFGSRLFASTLSPPPPPPPPTMTTTVQSSSEDESKAASLPLRSDAASVANPLNRYLGEVSTSKRRFKTCYDGSSIGVTGTEEDDSEVDERWRTAPWEGDWRWDGLLAAERQRWDLGWYRCLDMAALDGSVVRLWDGGSGSPTTRRRTAQKSFFWVNCKMQM